Genomic segment of Prinia subflava isolate CZ2003 ecotype Zambia chromosome 4, Cam_Psub_1.2, whole genome shotgun sequence:
GTGTTAGAGAGGCTTGCTTCTCTTCAGGCAGGCATGAGGCACCATACACTGTAAACAGACTATTTCTGGGTTTGCAGGCTgtcaagaaagagagaaagggatTCAGTCCCGAGCACCACctttctgcttcctctgctATGTCTCCCTTTGTTTCCATGATCCCTTCATCATGTTTCCCTGTGAAATAATCAGCCTTGCCCTAGTGAAACCTTTTTATACCCATTGCCTCACTGACAGTGGTGGGGAGGATCCAGAGCAAATTTCCTGAAACTCACTACGGTCTCTACAGCTTCCTTAGAAAAGTATGGAGAATAAGTAAACAGGATAAGAGAGAAAATGCCCTGCAGTTTTTTCACGGTCTGTTTTAATGTTTAGCCTCGGTCCCTCTTCCTTTGCTATCCTGGGCTGTGTGCACCAGACCTAATCTTGCATAATGATGCACATTTCTTCTGGGAGAGCCTTGGTAGTCCCACGTGCTAGAGGCAGAGACCATGGCTCATCATGAGACAGCAGAACTTGGGTAAGTCCAACGATTTCATGATCAGTGATGAGCAGAGGAGAAATATCTGTGTTTCTCCTGCTTGTCCTGCCCTGAGACCCAAAAAAGAGACAAGTCTTGGCACTGCTGTTTATGGGAGCATCACGACATGTGGAAGTAGGCTTCCTAAAGGGCTGAGCCAGCCTcacctgctcccctgggacTGCAGAATCCCCTCCAGAGAGATGCAAGTGGGAGCAGTGTGAGACCAATATAAGTAGTACTAGAAAACCCTACCACTGGCCCTCCTTTCTCACTATGACATCTCCAACCTGACAAAAAGGGTGAGGGTTTGTTTTAGCCACATGCTTTGCTCAGTTACTCTGATGAGATTGCCAGAAAAGGCATGGAGCATATGGCAGGGAAGCTTTTAACCCTTGGGCAAAGTGCTGTAGTCTCACCTCTATCACTGTTCCATCACAGAGGCAAAGAAGTGGCAGCCTGTCCAGGTTTGGAATTGACTGAACTGCGATTTCCTCTACAGCCCTGAAATAGGTCCATCAATACCAGCGTGGAAGAACCACCTTCAGGAGGACAATGAAATGGCATCTCTGCCAAAGGAGAGCAGGTTCAGGTCTGCTCTCTGGGCTGGCTTCCCATAGCTGATGAGCCAAGACTGAGTAGCACCCCtggggaggagtgggagggggttttcaaggttttttctctctctcactctgtACTGGTGATCCCTAGTGGGAACAGAATGGTCACCTCTACTGAATCATGGGCAGATTCCCATGAGGGGTCTGGCCAGGTGTCTGGTCCTTCATCTCTTTGAAGAGCTagagctggcacagaggaggACAATCGCACCAGGCTAGATTTGATAGCCAGCCTGGATTCTGTGACACAGAAGGGTGTCTATGGAAAGGCAGTTTAGAAGGCCAACAGTTCCCATTTCGGAAAGACAATACCCTCTCTCGGTGCTCCTACATCTTCCTTGTGCTACGGGAGACCATTAGACCCCAGTCTGCTCTCTAGACTACAGATATCAGAGGTAGCATTAAGACCTTGTTtcaggctgcaaaactggtatgTCTAGTTAGGATGGTGAGAAGCCAGGATGTACCTTGGCAGTGGGGACTTTCTAGCCCTTTCCACAGGAGTCCTTTGTGCATGAAGCCCCAAGGAGGGACACAGGCCCAGAAGCAGCATTTTAGCTTTCCTCTTGCTCTAGAACCCTAAATGCCAGAGGCAGCTTGCTGGCAGACTGAGAAGCACCCAATAACCTAAGTTGGGGTTATGAGGTGAGGGGCAAGAGGTGGTAGTGCCTTGATGTAAAGTGGACAGATACAGGTCTGGCTACAAGAGAGCATCAGGTGGGAGCCAGTGTGGCAAGTTTCACACTCAGTGCCTGAGATTTGACAGGCCCATTTCCAAGTGATTTGCAGTGATTATGGGCagtaaagagagagagagagagagagagagagaagaaaaaggaaaaggcctAGGAGGCTCcaaggaagaggagaggcagTTATTCAATGCTGGGCTTGACCAAATACCCACTGAAGGTGATGTACACATCAACATCATCACTGTAAATGGCATTCTCCCGCTCCCGTTTGTAGAGCCTCACCCAGATCTCATCATtttcctggagctccagcatGAGGCTCTGGCTCTGCATGATGCTGCGGTCGCTGGGTTGGGCATACAGGATGACCGCCTCTTCTTCATTGTGCATGATGTGCATGTAGGTCTCCTTGAAGTTCCAGGTGTGGACATTGAGGCTGAAATAGTAAAGTCCACCCACTGAGCAGTAGAACTTGCCATTGAACATGTCGAAGTGGCTGTAGAGGTTGACGAACACGGTGTCAAAGATCAAGACCTGGAAGCCCTCACTGCTGTGCAGTGCTTTCTTGCGACCGACGGAGAATGCAGCATACTGGTGCTTGCAGGGGTCTCCCGCTGTGCCCATCTGTCCTTTACTGCCTTTCTGGCCCTGGGCACCCCGCTCGCCTCTTGGTCCTTCTTTGCCCCATTTCCCTGGCATCCCAGGTTCTCCCCGGTCTCCTTTCTCTCCtacaggaggaagcagaggacaCAACTCCTGTGTGATGCCAGAAGATGTGGAAGTAGCAGTGAGAAAGCCTAATGAGGTGGGAGAGGATTGCACAAGAATAGGGCAATGCCAGAAGAAGGAACACTTCTGAGGGTCACAATACCTCTGCTCTTCATGGGAAAGGAGCtagcagagctctgggagtgaCTGGAATCTCTTCCTCAATGAATCCCCTGCTCACCAAATGATACCGCTCTGCTGGAGGCACCAGGACCTCTCCCTAGGAGACTTCAGCCTCAGAGGGAGCCCAGCCATCCAAAATACCACTAGGACTCAacctcttcttcctcccccaCACTCCTTtacctccagcacagccttgcCCTCCCACACACCTCTCCTGTGACCTAGTTATCCACACAGGATGCACACTGGTCTTGCTGTAGGCTGAAGAAGGGGAAGAACTGCTAACACCTCTGAGGGAGTATGGTTAAGGGGAGAAAAGATTCAAACTGGACTCAGCAGATGGAGCACTGCAACTTAAATGGGTACTTTCACAATACTGGCGTGCTTTGAGCATCTTGTATAATTAATACTGCAGTTCTAACCTGGTGTGCACTGCCCATCACACACTTGGGCAGGCATAAATACAGCACCAGAATGTACTGTGTGTATATAGAGAAGGAATGGGACTCAGAGCAGACTCCAGCACTAAGTGACAGCATTCATAACctatatctttttcttttcctcctctccatcccctgTGTGGTATTGAAGGTCCCCCTTAGACAGCACACTGTAGACTAGGCCTCGATCTGCCCTTCTGAGCTTTGATGCATTACAGCTACTTCcaagcagggcagggaagggagagccTCTGCCCACTTGATTCAGATGAACCACAGAGCTACAAGAAGCATGtggcagcacccagctgggAACAGGCTTTTGCCCACAGCAAAGGCTGAAAGGGGAGTCCTGAAGGGAGGAGCTGATCTAAAATAGGGATCCCTTTCCCGTTAGCCAAGCCAGCCACTGCAGGGTGGAATGAGCTGAGGGTCACTGCCAGTTTAAGCTGGAGATGCTTGCAAATAACTGCTGCTTCCCTTtgccctcctcctgcacccaaATGCACATGACCCACAGAGCTAGAGAAGGTCTCCCCACAATCTCCCTGGGTACCAATACCCTCCAAACATGCTTATTTTGCAGTTGATTGAGTATTGAAGGAGTATTCCTTCCCTCAGGCACTACAGGACTCTGTAAGTCTGAGGCAAGGAATGTGTGTTCCCAGCTTGGCAAGAGGCTATCAGTGCCACTCCTGTGTTAGCAAGGAGGAAGAGTTAATAGCAGGCAGCATCCTGAGACACAGAGATCACAGGAGAGATATGCACTGACTTCCATCCCCCCAGGCTACTCCCCATCACAGCACTAAACACCTAAAACCTGGGCATAGTGTGTGTGGTCACTTATCCTCCAGGATGGTCTGTTAGCACAACCAGCATGCCAGAAATCCAGCTGTCACCTCCACTGCAATGCCATCAGTCCCTGAGCCAGCTTTGGCATCCTGGGGCAAAGACTTACCCTTCAGAATGGTGATGTTGATATAGGGACGAACCTCTGGCACTGGGTAGGGAAAGTGGTGGTGCCTGGGAGCGACTGGTGGGGTATCTGTGGAAGAGTCCAGTGAGTCACAACAGCGCTTGCAAGCACCAGGACCTGGTTCTGTGAGGTTGGGTTCATCAGCAGGTGCCCCAAACAcaagaagagggagaaaaaggaaggtcAGGGATGTGCGCAGGTAGGTTATGTCCATGGTGACCTGGGAAGATATGAGGAAGTGCCAAGAGTGAGGTATAAGAAGGGGGAGGACATAAGCGATGGAACAGAGACCATGATGAAACATCTTTCTGTGGCTGGAGCCATGGGTGGGGTGAAATGGCATTGTCCAGTGGGGGGAGTGTACATGCTTGTTCAAGGCTGTAATCTGAGCAGCAACTGCATGGCCCAAGAGGGCTCCCCACACCCTTCTGCCCAGGCCAGTGAAGACTTGGTGCTGACCCTGGGAGAAGGCTTGATGCTGACTAGGCAAACTATTAAAGCCACCAGAGTATTAAGTCCCTACGCTGGGATAGAGGAAGGAGACAGAATCAAAAAATGGTTAGGACTGAAAAAGACCTCTAGagtcattgagtccaacctcAGCAGTTCTTTAGCAAAAGCATGCTCTGGTAGGCTGCTCAGTCTGTGGGAAGCACTGTAACAAAATTCTCCAGCCCTTCTACCACTGCATATCAACTATAGGAATCtaaccccaaaatccccatgTCCCAGATGAAGCCTGACCCACatctcctggcagagctgcctcttcTCCTATGGACTGGGAACTTAGCTTCagcctcctcctttcccccaccAAATCCCACCCATCCCGGCGGCTCGGTGCCTTCCCACCCATGCCCAGTGGGTTTTCAGGCAAACCCCAGCACCCTCCCAAGGGGACGGCcggctccccagcacagcctttgGGCAGACCAGAGGGGAGCTACTATGCTGCCGAGGGTGAAGGAAGTgaagctctgcagcctggagagaagTATGCTTACAAAAGACAGGCATGCCAAGCAGCTGAGAAAGCCCCTCTTGCAGCCTGTGCCCTccatcctgctgcctgccccccGGCACAGCGCAGCTGCTCACCCCGGAGGCCGAAGGCTCCCCTCTTCGCTTCCCAGCCCCTGCTTGCCGgctcccctctgcctgcagggcaggCCCCTGGGCCCATGGCTTTAAGGAAGCCGGCTCTTGGCACAGGCACCGCTCAGCGCTGGCTGGGTGCGCAAGCTAGGCTTGGACCGggtccctccctcctccctccctggcttTGGGTGCTCTCCATCCTAAACCGACTTGGGTTTCAGCATCTTTTTAACTCTTTCCTAGGAAGTGCCTTTTCCTTGTACatgttgttggtttggttttactCTCTGCCTTTTCACTTTCAGCCCGCAAAAAATGCAAGCAGCAAAGACTGTGCCCTGTGCGAGgggggaacagcagcagggcagtgtcccACCCTTGGCACCTCAGGATGGACAAGGTAGGGTGCATTGGTGCAAGAGACAGACTTTTCTTCAGGCGGGATGCTACAGAATTCTGCCCTCAGTCCTTTGCGCTAGTCCCTTGTCCCCTGCATTAGTCCTTCACTTGGCCATGTtctcttcccagctgtgcctgacCCACTCATAGTCCCCAATCTTCATCTTTCATTCTCTCCTGCATTGTTTTTTCTGAACGTCACTGTGGCCTCTTGCCCCAGGCATGATATTTctagcaggagcagctgccaaTGGGGAGAGGCAtgagtttttttccctctctggtcATCCCCTTTGCCTGGGCAGAGCCCCAAGCCTTGTGCTCCAGCACGTGTCATCCCCTGGTTATGTCCCTTGTTTAGATCCCAGGCCGAGCATTTTGGATGGGAGGGGTGTGCCTGGTCTGAAGAAGAGCCTGgttgctgggagctgcctgccagCAAAACTGGAGATCTGCAAACAAACTCTGGCTGTGACCATTGTCCCCAGCTTGGCGCCAAGCTGACAAGCTTGTGCCTTTGGGGCAAGCACAGTGTGGCTGTCCCAGAACACTGGAATGAAGGGCATTTTGGAGGGGAGAAGAATGCAGGGTGGGAGAGACACGAGATTTTTCTCACACTGCGGAGTCTGTTGGGAAGAGAATGAGAAGATTCTATCCTGCACCAAAACTGACCTGGGTATTTATACCCTGGGTATGTGTGTGAGGGGGAGGGTCTGTGCACATACGGATCTTTGGGAGGCAGAAGGAAGGATGGACAATATCTCTGTTCTGCAGGGCTCAGAAATGCCAAGTCAGCACTGTGCCTTCTGCAGTTTCcaagaggagctgcagaaggcTCCAAGGTTTCTAAGGGGAATAGGGTTTTGAGTGTGTCTACGTGTACtgggactttttcttttcctgtttccctTCTCCCATTTGTTTGGTTTAGGAATGGGAGGCCCTGCTTCTCAGAGAGTGGCTGGTGTTTGGCAGGACCCCAGAACCACTGGAGAAGCAAGCGGAAAACTCTGAGAAAATATGTGCTGTGagctggggggaagggaggaatgGGGGCTGGGAGGCCTGGAAACATTCTCAGGCTGCCTGTCAGCTTGGAGCTCAACGAACATAGAGTGAACATGCCTtccagctggggcaggaagAGGACAGAGAAATTCACTGCTGAGTGTGTGAGTTCCTCACTGGACTCCAGCACTGACATGCAATGAAATCCACTGCAAGTTGCCCATGTTTGcccatgcctcagtttccccttttGGGAAATGAGCAGTGGGGAGGAAAGGTTAGGGCTATACTTCTTGCTAATGAAGCCTTACCAGCTGAAAGAAGAGGGCTTTTGTGATCTGTTGTGTTGTCTACTCCTAGCTGTTGGTGGTGGGAATTTTGGCAGCTGACCATACTGTTAAAGGCAAAAGATTTTCTGGGGTGTATGAAAACAGAGACTGATACTGAAGACAAAATTCTTCTCTGTTCCAAAAaacctcctgcagtgcctctctCAGGTTTTCCTGACTGGCTTATTTCCAAATATGACATTACCCACTTGTGCAGTTCTTGGTCTTATGCCTGGCCTCTTCCACCTTTGCAAAGGAAAGAGGTAGCAGGGAGGCCATTGTCCTCATTTCCGTCCCACATTTCCATCTGCACTCCTGAGTTGCTCACAGCCAAGCAGATGTTCTTCATGGGGGACCTTAGCAGCTGGAGCCTTTGCCTGTGTCTCATCTGACTGCAAGAACAACTCACAGTGGGGAGCAAGTAGGTCTTTGTATTTAATGTCTCATCTGGGCTGAATAGGGacctgccaggagccagcaaACAAAGACATGCTCTGGTGGCATTGCCCAGCTGGACAGAAGTTTATGCCAGTAAAGACACTTTCACTAGGGTAATATTGCCCTGCTCCCCAAAGGGAACAGTGTGTACCAGCAATATTTGCCAGGGTAGTCACATTTGCAGGAGATTTTGAGAATTCTATTTAGTAAACCTGTGCCAGCCATGCAGTCCAAGCCTGGGGGCACCTTGTGTGCCCAGCaatcttctctctctcttatCACACACTTTGCCTTGGAGGCATCCCAAGGAAGCACTGTCCAGATTATACTGCAGTGATCCCTGCTCAAAAGCAGctgtttcctcctcctccatttcctccctttccctgtaCCCACCACAATACTGTCAAAGTACAGGGACAAATACTGTCTCAGTGGGTGCATCCATCCTATTACCCCTCTCTACCACAGCTATAGAGAAGGAAGTTAATGCTTTCTTTCCTCTCTAGCCCCTGTGTACAGCTCAGGTCCCCTGTGGCACATGTGGATCATCTGCCCTGTTGCAGATACACAAACACATCCACACACAAACACTCGCCCTTCACAGCTCCTCCCTCACCAAACCTCCAGAGCAAAGGTATCATTTGCACcaagaggcagaggaagagccccttctcttccccttcctgaCTGCTTCTCCTCTACCACAGCTGCCTTTCCTTCCCCATGCTCCCCACTCCTCTGCCCCTGATCTCCGAGAACATCACAAGCCGGGAGGGGAAGCGGAGCAGCTCTTACCTCCGCTTCCCTCCGCAGGGGTCCCGCGCTGAGCTATCTCTATCCTGTATCCTTAGCTGCTCCTGGTTAGCAGCGGGAGGGAGAGCCGGCGGGGCCCAGCTGACTCCAGCCAGATGCTCGCCAAGTGCTCTTATGTAATTACTGTCTTTTCCATCCTGCCTCCAAGGCCTTTGTGAGtgcctcccctcctgctctggccCGTGTCAGGCTtggctctccctccctctctcccttcttccctcccttcctccctccctcccttcttccacCCACCCTGCACAGCATCACAATTTGCTCAGCTCAACAGCTGATTCCTTCTGGAAGCAAAGTTCAGGCATTTGGCTACTGCTGTTACTACTGTTGGAGAGAGAGCTAACGTGTTTCAAGAGATGGGAAGGGatgagcagcactgctctgcacttGCCTCCTCTCCATCACAGCCCGACTGCTCCTGGGTACCTTTGCCTTGCCCTTCCACAGTGCCCGTAAATGGGGAGGGGTACACCTGAGACACGGAAAGGtggcagtggggttttttgcttcaGTAATTTGATGTGCCTCCAGGTTATCCTGTAACAGCAGCTGTCACTCTGCCATACCAGGATTCCTGATCATCTCTGGCCAGGCAGCAGAAGAGGCTGGGAAGaatagatgacctttaaaggtcccttaaaccccaaactattctgtgattctatgattagatgaatcttttccagcctgtggACTCCATGTCTTTGCACAGGGCTTGTGCAACAGCCAGCCCTTGTTACTCAACAGCACCAAGCAGCATGGTACAAAATTAGAATACTTTCTACATCTCTAAGGATGGGAAGACTTATTAGATGTCAGCTGCATGGCTACAGTTCTCTTTAGACTTCTGCCCATGTGGGGCCTGGACCAAGCAGAAATGACACGTTCCCTGGCTTTatgcaggctgctgctgagtttGAAGGCACTTCTGCCAGCAGGGatttctgctgtgtgctgcttgGCTGCCTGGCCTGTCTCACACAGAGATCAAGGCCTGGCAAAGaatctgctctgctttttggtttttttttttttctttttttttttttttttcttttccctgagcATTGCTGAAATGCCACgtggctgaggagcagctggaagagctgTTCACCTGCACTCACTGCTTGAGCAAAGCTGTTGTTAGACCTGGCAGTCTCCAATACTGAGCAGGAAAGTGTGAACTTGTCTCCTACTACCCAGTGCCCCCACAGCCAGTCCTTGTGTgacacagctgagcagggagggtATCAGACACTGGCTCACAAACTGCTTCAGTTGGAGATGCCTCACAACATCACCCACGCTGCCCATCTCCCGATCAGCAGCTTTTCCAAGTTGAGTGACCCATCTCTTACCCTCGCCTTGTCACCCTGACTGTGAGACCAAGGAATTGTGCTCGTATCCACCTCAAACTCTGGCATATGACTAGTAGGAGGACTACCCCTACTGCAACCAGAAAGAGTTTGCTGTCTTGTGAACATCTAGATCCAGCAGCTTGGCTGGGTGGGAGATATCAGGTGACATTGTAGCCTGTTTGAACCAGTTCTTAAAAATAACCTTCAGGCAAGCTTGCTGCCTTCTGCTTCTCTGCGCTTGCATGAACCTGACGGCCCCCTCATCCCATCCACTCCTGTGTAGACCCAGAAAATTTTACTCCTTTGCCATCCTCTCACAGTCCTAGACCTGCCCATATCACTTATCAACTGCAGATCACTACTCGGGGCATATCAGCTCTCACAAGGAGTGCTGAGAAAGGTGCACAGCGGTTTGGGTGAGAAAACTTTCTTCACAGACACCCATGAGGTTTCTCACCAAAGAAGCAAAAAGTTTGTGGAGGGGAGATGGGGTGGTGGGGCATGAGTGGACAGGTGGATGGGCAAGGATGCTAGTGTTTAAGAGCTCACAAACTCTTGGATCTGTGAGGGTGCCGTCCACTAAGGGAACTAGATGGACAtgacagaattacagaatcacagggtggtttgggttggaaagaaccttcaagatcatccaATTCCTAGCCCCCTGCCATCGGCAGGGACTCATTCCAGTAGATCAGGTAGCTCAAAGCCTGGCTTTGAATGCTGCCGgagatgaggcagccacagcatctttgggcaacctgtaccggtgcctcaccaccctcacagtgaacaatttcttcctaatatctaatctaactCTGACCTCCTTAATttcaaagccattcccccttgtcctatcactacatgctcttgtgaaaagtccctctccagctttcctgtagTCTCCTGTTAGGTACTGGAAGGGACTATAAGATTTCcatggagccttctcttctccaggctaacaaccccaattctctcagcttgtctTCCTGGAAcagatgctccagccctctaATTATCTTCATCATTGTCATCTTGGACTTACTCCAACAGGTCCttcatatattatatatattatatatattatatatattatatatattatatatattatatatattatatatattatatatattatatatattatatatattatatatattatatatatattatatattatatatataatatatattataataaatataaacaataatatatacaatatataatatataat
This window contains:
- the C1QTNF6 gene encoding LOW QUALITY PROTEIN: complement C1q tumor necrosis factor-related protein 6 (The sequence of the model RefSeq protein was modified relative to this genomic sequence to represent the inferred CDS: deleted 1 base in 1 codon; substituted 1 base at 1 genomic stop codon), translated to MESTQSQGGRREGPGPSLACAPSQRXRCLCQEPASLKPWAQGPALQAEGSRQAGAGKRRGEPSASGVTMDITYLRTSLTFLFLPLLVFGAPADEPNLTEPGPGACKRCCDSLDSSTDTPPVAPRHHHFPYPVPEVRPYINITILKGEKGDRGEPGMPGKWGKEGPRGERGAQGQKGSKGQMGTAGDPCKHQYAAFSVGRKKALHSSEGFQVLIFDTVFVNLYSHFDMFNGKFYCSVGGLYYFSLNVHTWNFKETYMHIMHNEEEAVILYAQPSDRSIMQSQSLMLELQENDEIWVRLYKRERENAIYSDDVDVYITFSGYLVKPSIE